The Ascochyta rabiei chromosome 5, complete sequence genome has a segment encoding these proteins:
- a CDS encoding Glycogenin glucosyltransferase, which produces MAQPLEDVYCTLLMSDSYLPGAAVLAHSLRDAGTTKKLAVMITLESLSAETIAELKSLYDYVIPVERIRSPNMANLYLMGRPDLSFAFTKIALWRQTQFRKIVYLDADVVALRALDELFDIDAPFAAAPDIGWPDAFNSGVMVIKPSMGDYWSLHTMAATGDSFDGADQGLLNQYFEHRPWQRLKFTYNCTPNAEYQWEPAYRYYKRDISAVHFIGKDKPWSKNRTAGHGVYGELLARWWAVHNRHLHDKPQPTQQGTTEAKGTTNSALQHQNVPDITVDEPAPTAEPSMTDPSEVAEDIGQGRVEPTPTVQQRKFSAPEMQWDATKFEPPAQSKPEAANFPRETYTFNDSKQLFKAPPAYPEPPRDMWYKVPENKPRPYEAPKPIFPWEKEVTRPKPTRVFAEDHPPEPASKPVLVSEVSEFEASPASELTTTHYDNGGEPRRAKPTRVWRDDAYSFKPKTAEESWQAFSQSNANAWDSVPGIDSYVRSIMDSQAKRGQVQVLQQATGTDDLGSPTLSRKDRRESLILTDFPSAVERPSLPVTPAPLRRPTFWGEERDEVRELPAAEGVPEQNEWNPGAKLEQLRRSSLVEFEHLKKDEHPDPPLRALPEHSVLGDEHGEELEVGGIVVAKSERPAARFSTRQTSSEQATSIGHTSHSSSGKQGRGKKIGFTMNDFGTSFEKKDKGGDLLSSGPTFSFENTTPVEASPKVEGFAEHDFGGDSTNEQEMKNSSSSTHRSLSPVHHSIGPGHQMTSDGRIKAGDLTFNMPGFNSEGTSEVVSTVGESLSPTTTRDEKSGQRSF; this is translated from the exons ATGGCGCAACCTTTGGAGGATGTGTACTGCACG CTTCTCATGAGCGACTCCTACTTGCCTG GAGCCGCTGTCCTTGCCCATTCTCTACGCGATGCCGGTACAACGAAGAAGCTGGCCGTGATGATCACGCTGGAATCACTGTCAGCTGAGACCATCGCCGAACTCAAGTCGCTGTACGACTACGTAATACCTGTCGAACGCATACGCAGTCCGAACATGGCCAACCTATACCTAATGGGCCGCCCCGACCTGTCGTTCGCATTCACCAAGATCGCTCTATGGAGGCAGACGCAGTTCCGCAAGATTGTGTACCTCGACGCCGATGTCGTGGCATTGAGAGCGCTAGACGAGCTGTTCGACATCGATGCGCCTTTCGCAGCAGCGCCAGACATTGGCTGGCCAGACGCATTCAACAGTGGTGTCATGGTCATCAAGCCTAGCATGGGCGATTACTGGTCCCTTCACACCATGGCAGCCACTGGCGACAGCTTCGACGGTGCAGACCAAGGGCTGCTGAATCAGTACTTCGAGCATCGCCCGTGGCAGCGCCTCAAGTTCACCTACAACTGCACACCGAACGCAGAATACCAGTGGGAGCCGGCCTACAGATACTACAAGCGGGACATTAGCGCTGTGCACTTCATTGGCAAAGACAAACCGTGGTCCAAGAATCGCACTGCTGGGCACGGCGTTTACGGCGAGCTTCTGGCTCGCTGGTGGGCCGTACACAACAGGCATTTGCACGACAAGCCACAGCCGACTCAACAAGGGACAACTGAGGCCAAGGGCACCACAAACTCTGCCTTGCAACACCAGAATGTCCCCGACATCACTGTTGACGAACCCGCCCCAACCGCCGAGCCCTCTATGACTGATCCCAGCGAAGTAGCTGAAGACATTGGCCAAGGTCGAGTGGAGCCAACACCGACGGTACAACAACGCAAGTTCTCTGCTCCAGAGATGCAATGGGACGCGACCAAGTTCGAACCCCCAGCGCAATCCAAGCCTGAAGCCGCCAACTTTCCTCGCGAAACGTACACCTTCAACGACAGCAAACAGCTATTCAAAGCACCACCAGCATATCCGGAGCCACCCCGTGACATGTGGTACAAAGTTCCTGAGAACAAACCGCGACCCTACGAAGCACCAAAACCCATCTTTCCGTGGGAGAAAGAGGTCACGCGACCCAAACCTACACGTGTTTTCGCGGAGGACCATCCGCCAGAACCTGCTTCAAAACCAGTGCTGGTATCTGAAGTGTCAGAGTTCGAAGCGTCACCAGCCTCTGAGTTGACAACAACGCATTACGACAACGGCGGAGAACCCAGGCGGGCAAAGCCTACTAGGGTGTGGAGAGATGACGCTTACAGCTTCAAGCCAAAGACTGCTGAGGAATCATGGCAAGCGTTCTCGCAGAGCAATGCTAATGCGTGGGATAGTGTTCCTGGGATTGACTCTTATGTACGGTCAATCATGGACTCACAGGCAAAGCGTGGTCAAGTCCAGGTCTTACAACAGGCGACTGGCACAGACGATTTAGGCTCACCTACGCTCTCTCGAAAGGATCGCCGCGAGAGTCTGATTCTTACCGATTTCCCGTCAGCCGTCGAACGGCCCAGTCTACCAGTCACTCCAGCGCCTTTGCGACGTCCGACATTCTGGGGAGAAGAGAGGGATGAGGTGCGTGAATTGCCGGCAGCGGAGGGCGTGCCGGAACAAAACGAATGG AACCCCGGAGCAAAGCTTGAGCAACTGAGAAGATCTTCTCTCGTCGAGTTCGAACATCTCAAGAAAGACGAACACCCAGACCCGCCGTTGCGCGCGCTACCCGAGCATTCTGTCCTAGGCGACGAACACGGTGAGGAGCTCGAGGTTGGTGGCATTGTGGTAGCCAAAAGCGAGCGACCAGCAGCTCGGTTCTCAACAAGACAGACCTCAAGCGAGCAAGCCACGTCGATCGGACACACTTCGCATTCGTCTTCAGGGAAACAAGGCAGAGGAAAGAAGATAGGCTTTACGATGAACGATTTCGGTACCAGCTTTGAAAAGAAGGACAAAGGCGGCGACCTTCTGAGCTCCGGCCCAACATTCTCGTTCGAGAACACGACTCCTGTAGAAGCCTCGCCCAAAGTTGAAGGCTTTGCTGAGCACGATTTCGGCGGTGACAGCACGAACGAGCAAGAGATGAAGAACTCTAGCAGCTCGACCCACCGCTCATTGTCACCCGTACACCATTCTATAGGACCAGGCCACCAGATGACCTCAGACGGGCGCATCAAAGCCGGAGACCTGACGTTCAACATGCCGGGATTCAACTCGGAGGGTACATCTGAAGTGGTGTCTACCGTAGGTGAATCACTTAGCCCCACTACGACTAGAGATGAAAAGAGCGGCCAGCGGTCGTTCTAG
- a CDS encoding Cytochrome c oxidase subunit 7A, which translates to MAFKPITGMLRRQIVLDLSVAMGLGVTAGYGWWYGYHVPAVRHRDAFYQKLEDERAAALGQK; encoded by the exons ATGGCCTTCAAACCGATTACTGGC ATGCTCCGCCGTCAGATCGTGCTCGACCTTTCCGTTGCCATGG GTCTTGGTGTGACTGCTGGCTACGGCTGGTGGTACG GCTACCACGTCCCCGCTGTCCGTCACCGCGACGCTTTCTACCAGAAGCTCGAGGACGAGCGTGCTGCAGCTCTTGGCCAGAAATAA